A window from Carassius auratus strain Wakin unplaced genomic scaffold, ASM336829v1 scaf_tig00032592, whole genome shotgun sequence encodes these proteins:
- the LOC113080940 gene encoding uncharacterized protein LOC113080940 yields the protein MDSERPQEKLKKYCPFCNTIQHYMNQCSNFKLLTKEQIESWIRTGHRCWRCGRGHSSSKCTLKAKCKRCERRHLDVLHEVNANVDVMSKSNKLTSEESSVSPTSQALYLDRPTSSRQVLLKLIRVIIQNGDKSLETYAVLDDGSERTILLNEAAQRLDLQGEIEDLALRTVRQDVHTIHGRSVSFFIAPVSHPDRSYPVKDAFTAKELALVQHTYPISDLQRRYHHLRDLPLHDIHEAQPLVLIGSDYPHLITPVEPVRLGPPGGPAAVHTKLGWTLQGPSRLIKPHLQAQECLFISCVSPEAELFRQVEKLWQLDTLPYQSEKVVSRSRQDAEAIRLLEEKTIRIDVNGVKRYATPLLWKELPPPLNAPKEAVMALLRSTERKLSREPSMAASYESEIQKLLQAGYVTPLTAAECDRSSQSWYIPHHMVHHNAKNRIVFNCSFEYQGQSLNEHLLPGPTLSASLLGVLIRFREHSVAICSDVKGMFHQIRLLDEDKPFLRFLWRHGNTSEPAIVYQWQVLPFGTTCNPCCATYALQSHAKVDLEGTDEVRQTVERSFYVDNCLKSVSTEAQAIELVNRLQGHLMNGGFELRQWASNIPEVIHHLPAELKSKSGEIWLSQEMTNPQENALGLIWQCRSDTLVYKSYQKDEGEITMRSIYRTLAKLYDPLGYLIPYTTRAKIVVQLLWDKKRGWDDPNLPLGLLDIWHQWESELPQLSQIHLPRCYSSSLQYPVKSRSVHVFCDASEKAYGSVAYLCSEDSQGNMHVAFMAARSRVAPRKQISIARLELCAALTGAQLGDVLKKELTLDISKFIYWSDSTTVLSWLQSDSCRYRVFVGVRVTEIQELSDPGAWRYVDSAANPADDITRGLSLVQLAKETRWKQGPAFLMQSSSCWPKAPEGQAPEEVQELKKSVFCGSLTEHKLQVEPDPSQFSSYPDLLEATARFLHGAADNTDSLSADAFQKAELSILRQCQMHDFSDEFALLKGGKDISVHSRLIKLAPEYDKEQDLIRVGGRLRRCHGLSDAVLHPIVLSQDHPVVKLLIKHYDDQLHHPGAGRVYAELRRKFWILRGREAIKRHQHHCLDCNKWRGKPKIPRMSDLPTSSLRLCRPPFYSTGVDCFGPLLVKVGRRTEKRWGVIYKCLTTRAVHLDLLDHMDGDSFLLSLRRFIARRGKPYEILSDQGTNFRGGCKELEDTFSHMQTSIRDQLAKEQIRFKFNPPSAPHFGGSWEREVRSVKTALRITLGAQTVTEEVLRTILIEVEGILNSRPLGYVSSDIADPDPVTPNSLLMGRPDSSLPQVVYSDHELLSRKRWRHSQVLSDHFWKHFIHDFLPTLQSRQKWYREKENIAVGTVVLIVDEQIPRALWRVGTVSAVIPSSDGRVRTAVVKVKDQTYTRPVAKLIELPSLPPDTESSL from the coding sequence ATGGACTCAGAAAGACCACAGGAGAAGCTGAAAAAGTATTGTCCGTTCTGTAACACAATTCAACACTACATGAATCAGTGCTCTAATTTCAAACTCTTAACTAAAGAGCAAATTGAAAGTTGGATCAGAACAGGACATAGATGTTGGCGTTGCGGACGAGGGCATTCTTCCTCTAAATGTACGTTAAAGGCGAAATGCAAACGGTGTGAAAGGAGGCATCTTGATGTTCTTCATGAAGTCAATGCCAACGTTGATGTGATGAGTAAAAGTAATAAACTGACATCGGAGGAAAGTTCAGTAAGCCCTACTTCTCAGGCCTTATACTTGGATCGACCTACGAGTAGCAGGCAAGTGCTACTGAAGTTAATTCGAGTAATCATTCAGAATGGGGATAAGTCATTAGAAACCTACGCTGTGCTAGATGACGGATCTGAGCGAACTATTTTGTTGAATGAAGCTGCTCAACGTCTAGACCTTCAGGGTGAAATTGAAGATCTGGCTCTGCGAACAGTGAGGCAGGATGTCCATACCATTCATGGAAGATCAGTATCTTTCTTCATAGCCCCTGTTTCACACCCTGACAGATCTTACCCAGTCAAGGATGCATTCACCGCAAAAGAGCTAGCCCTGGTTCAGCATACTTACCCCATCTCTGACTTGCAAAGAAGATATCACCATCTCCGTGACTTACCTTTGCACGACATCCATGAAGCGCAGCCCTTGGTACTTATCGGCTCAGATTATCCTCACTTGATAACCCCTGTTGAGCCAGTGAGATTAGGTCCTCCTGGAGGTCCAGCGGCGGTTCATACAAAGCTCGGCTGGACATTGCAAGGTCCCTCAAGGCTTATTAAACCTCACTTGCAGGCTCAAGAATGTTTATTCATTTCTTGTGTTTCTCCTGAAGCTGAGCTATTCCGTCAAGTTGAAAAGCTTTGGCAACTGGATACTCTTCCTTATCAATCTGAGAAAGTGGTCAGTCGATCACGACAGGATGCAGAAGCTATTCGCCTCCTAGAGGAGAAAACCATCAGGATTGATGTGAATGGGGTAAAAAGGTACGCTACGCCTCTACTCTGGAAAGAGTTGCCTCCGCCTCTGAATGCACCCAAGGAGGCTGTCATGGCCCTGCTACGCAGCACAGAGCGAAAGTTATCTAGAGAACCTAGTATGGCTGCCTCTTATGAATCAGAAATTCAGAAACTGCTGCAGGCAGGTTACGTCACACCGTTGACAGCTGCAGAATGTGATCGGAGTTCCCAGTCATGGTACATACCACATCATATGGTTCATCACAATGCAAAGAACCGTATTGTCTTCAATTGTTCTTTTGAGTACCAGGGTCAGTCTTTGAATGAACATCTCTTGCCCGGTCCTACCTTAAGTGCCAGCTTGTTGGGAGTTCTCATCCGCTTTCGAGAACATTCTGTGGCCATCTGTAGTGATGTGAAGGGTATGTTCCATCAAATCCGTCTCCTTGATGAAGATAAACCCTTCCTTCGCTTTCTGTGGCGTCATGGGAATACATCTGAACCGGCCATTGTGTATCAGTGGCAAGTTCTGCCATTTGGCACTACGTGTAACCCTTGTTGTGCTACTTACGCACTTCAGTCCCATGCCAAAGTGGATCTCGAAGGTACTGATGAAGTACGTCAAACGGTGGAGCGTAGCTTCTATGTTGACAATTGTCTTAAGAGTGTCTCTACTGAAGCCCAAGCTATAGAGCTGGTAAACCGATTGCAGGGCCATCTTATGAACGGTGGATTCGAATTGAGGCAATGGGCCAGTAACATCCCTGAAGTTATTCACCACCTTCCTGCTGAGTTAAAGTCAAAGAGTGGGGAGATTTGGCTAAGTCAAGAAATGACCAACCCTCAGGAGAATGCTCTTGGATTGATATGGCAATGTAGATCAGACACATTGGTATACAAATCGTACCAGAAAGATGAAGGTGAAATTACAATGCGGAGCATCTATCGCACTTTAGCCAAGCTTTATGACCCCCTTGGATATCTCATTCCGTATACCACCAGAGCCAAAATTGTTGTGCAGTTGTTGTGGGATAAAAAACGAGGATGGGATGATCCTAATTTACCATTGGGCCTACTAGACATTTGGCATCAGTGGGAGAGCGAGCTGCCACAATTGTCTCAGATCCACCTACCAAGATGCTACAGTTCCAGCCTTCAGTATCCTGTCAAGAGCCGCAGTGTTCATGTGTTTTGTGATGCTTCTGAAAAGGCATACGGCTCTGTAGCATACTTGTGCTCTGAAGACAGTCAGGGTAATATGCATGTTGCCTTCATGGCGGCAAGGTCAAGAGTCGCTCCACGGAAACAAATCTCCATAGCTCGTTTAGAGCTTTGTGCTGCATTGACAGGAGCACAACTAGGAGACGTCTTGAAGAAAGAGCTGACCTTAGATATCTCCAAATTCATCTATTGGTCTGACTCCACTACAGTTCTTTCTTGGCTGCAGTCTGATTCTTGCAGATACCGAGTGTTTGTAGGAGTTAGAGTCACCGAAATCCAAGAGTTGTCTGACCCTGGAGCTTGGCGCTATGTTGATTCAGCAGCCAATCCTGCTGATGATATCACGCGTGGGTTATCACTGGTTCAACTAGCTAAAGAAACACGATGGAAACAAGGACCAGCCTTCTTAATGCAGTCTAGCAGTTGTTGGCCTAAGGCACCAGAAGGACAGGCCCCTGAAGAAGTTCAGGAACTTAAGAAATCTGTGTTTTGCGGCTCATTGACTGAACATAAACTGCAAGTTGAACCTGATCCCAGTCAATTTAGTAGCTATCCTGATTTACTAGAGGCTACAGCACGATTCCTTCATGGGGCGGCTGATAACACTGATTCACTCAGTGCAGATGCGTTTCAGAAGGCAGAATTGTCTATCCTTAGACAATGTCAGATGCATGACTTTTCTGACGAATTTGCTTTACTCAAGGGAGGAAAAGACATTTCTGTACATAGCCGACTCATTAAGCTTGCTCCTGAATATGACAAAGAACAAGACTTGATTAGAGTAGGAGGACGACTTCGTAGGTGCCATGGATTGAGTGATGCAGTTCTACACCCTATTGTTCTGTCACAAGATCATCCAGTAGTTAAACTCCTAATAAAGCATTATGATGATCAACTGCACCACCCGGGAGCTGGCAGGGTGTATGCTGAGCTGCGGCGTAAGTTTTGGATTTTGCGAGGAAGAGAGGCAATTAAAAGACATCAGCACCACTGTCTTGATTGTAATAAATGGAGAGGCAAACCAAAGATTCCTAGAATGTCAGACTTACCCACATCAAGTCTGAGGTTATGTAGACCCCCTTTTTACTCCACCGGAGTAGATTGTTTTGGACCACTGTTAGTGAAGGTTGGCCGCCGTACTGAGAAAAGGTGGGGTGTCATATACAAGTGCCTCACTACTCGAGCTGTACATCTTGATCTGTTGGATCACATGGATGGAGATTCATTCCTGCTGTCTCTCAGGCGTTTCATTGCCAGAAGAGGGAAACCCTATGAGATTCTCTCTGATCAGGGAACAAATTTTCGAGGTGGATGTAAAGAGCTGGAGGACACTTTCTCCCATATGCAGACCAGCATTAGAGACCAGCTAGCAAAGGAACAAATCAGATTCAAGTTTAATCCACCCAGTGCGCCTCATTTCGGCGGCTCATGGGAAAGAGAAGTGAGGTCTGTAAAGACAGCCTTAAGAATCACCTTAGGTGCTCAGACCGTTACTGAGGAGGTATTGAGAACCATCTTGATCGAGGTGGAGGGCATTCTTAATTCTAGACCCTTGGGTTATGTCTCTAGCGACATAGCAGATCCAGACCCAGTAACGCCAAATTCTTTACTGATGGGGCGGCCTGACTCCTCCTTGCCCCAAGTTGTCTATTCAGACCATGAATTACTCAGTAGAAAAAGATGGAGACATAGTCAGGTTCTGAGTGATCATTTTTGGAAGCATTTTATTCACGACTTCCTACCCACATTGCAGTCAAGGCAGAAAtggtacagagagaaagagaatattGCAGTTGGCACTGTAGTACTCATTGTTGATGAGCAGATCCCAAGAGCGCTCTGGAGAGTTGGTACTGTCTCTGCTGTCATTCCTAGTTCAGATGGGAGAGTCAGAACAGCAGTGGTCAAAGTGAAAGATCAAACATACACAAGACCAGTAGCTAAGTTGATTGAATTGCCTTCCTTACCCCCAGACACAGAAAGTTCCTTATAG
- the LOC113080937 gene encoding uncharacterized protein LOC113080937, whose protein sequence is MVLRAGSITTLAMMSRTSEGVIEPEVVRPRRVIRRPTHLRDYEVSYPQKQLAFADEQSDMLSCMRELREENRRMRQDMQRLSDMIVNSSVLASQVSLSDQQLLNEGAVVSSTPKSISMQESVKGDGNSSQTEHTPLVPPRDESLLTVRSREQELIEELTDSLQRAGRLSDSTPNSGMSTPSYNDPHSSKNDLPWYDHYYDANVPLRPPHLSDIRQQYPDDPAVLRSTMPPHDVYYHPATDSYHRRLNEHLQKDVFTDRFDHFPNDWRQEYSRNNRPLRISDHSHHSLGNSELPRPVHSPPMQYRGPTPTIPDFGRDDPREFSRLKLALNNVLPEDASESFKFQILMDHLKLEDALLVADSYSHSRTPFSDTMRALTDMYGQPHQLALQRITNLMDGPNIRSGDVKTFKAFALRVRALVGMLNQLGSTGWTELKCGSHVSRLLAKLPYDLRANFKRFINPLQTPIPTLIDFAEWLEYEVRRAGRRNTVWVLF, encoded by the coding sequence atggtccttcgagccggatctaTAACCACTTTAGCAATGATGTCCAGAACTAGTGAGGGAGTTATAGAGCCAGAGGTTGTACGCCCACGTAGAGTAATAAGACGGCCAACACATTTGCGTGATTATGAGGTTAGCTATCCACAGAAACAGCTTGCATTTGCAGATGAGCAGTCTGATATGCTCAGTTGTATGCGTGAACTGAGAGAGGAAAATAGACGAATGAGGCAAGACATGCAACGCTTATCTGATATGATTGTTAACTCTTCTGTGTTAGCTTCCCAGGTTTCATTATCTGATCAACAGCTTTTGAATGAAGGAGCAGTGGTGTCATCTACACCAAAGTCTATTAGTATGCAGGAGTCAGTTAAGGGCGATGGAAACTCTAGCCAGACAGAACATACTCCTTTGGTGCCACCTAGAGATGAATCCCTCCTTACAGTTCGCAGTCGTGAGCAAGAGCTCATTGAAGAGCTTACAGACAGTCTACAGAGAGCAGGTCGGCTTAGTGATAGTACGCCTAATTCAGGTATGTCGACCCCTTCGTATAATGATCCACATAGTAGTAAGAATGACTTGCCATGGTATGATCACTATTATGATGCTAATGTTCCTCTGCGGCCACCTCATTTATCTGATATTCGTCAGCAATATCCAGATGACCCAGCAGTGTTGCGGTCCACTATGCCTCCTCATGATGTTTATTATCATCCAGCAACGGATTCTTACCATCGCCGCTTAAATGAGCATCTGCAGAAGGATGTCTTCACAGATCGTTTCGATCATTTTCCAAATGATTGGAGGCAAGAGTACAGTCGAAATAATAGACCGTTACGTATATCAGATCATTCTCACCATTCCCTTGGAAATTCTGAGCTTCCTCGTCCTGTGCATTCACCCCCAATGCAATATCGAGGGCCGACTCCTACAATTCCCGATTTCGGTCGGGATGATCCCCGAGAGTTTTCCCGTCTTAAGCTTGCATTAAACAATGTTCTTCCTGAAGATGCTTCTGAGTCGTTTAAGTTCCAAATACTTATGGACCACCTTAAGCTGGAAGACGCTTTACTTGTCGCTGACTCATATAGTCACAGTCGTACTCCATTCAGTGACACTATGAGAGCGCTCACTGATATGTATGGGCAGCCACATCAATTGGCACTGCAAAGGATCACTAATCTGATGGATGGGCCCAATATCAGGAGCGGGGATGTGAAGACTTTTAAGGCATTTGCCCTTCGTGTCCGAGCACTGGTTGGAATGTTAAATCAGTTAGGTAGCACAGGTTGGACTGAACTGAAATGTGGCTCACATGTTTCTCGTCTCTTAGCTAAATTGCCGTATGACCTAAGAGCTAACTTCAAGAGATTCATTAACCCCCTTCAGACACCTATTCCAACTCTGATTGATTTCGCAGAATGGCTGGAATATGAGGTTCGCCGTGCAGGTAGAAGGAACACAGTATGGGTCCTATTTTGA